The following proteins are co-located in the Deinococcus planocerae genome:
- a CDS encoding helix-turn-helix domain-containing protein, producing MPDTPMTHPFPSREGVTVSLNDVPTTLDAETGEVIGFRLNVSRAIAHLVQEAARGQTPGTTVERRYEAPPKQTLPTPDPVSLELRRVLRKRGLTGAEIAERLGIKPPLVSRWLSPTSHGHGMETLRRIADALDMDVEVRLKPRERQEAS from the coding sequence ATGCCCGACACCCCCATGACCCACCCCTTCCCCAGCCGTGAGGGCGTCACGGTGAGCCTCAACGACGTGCCCACCACCCTCGACGCCGAAACCGGCGAGGTGATCGGCTTTCGCCTCAATGTGTCGCGGGCCATCGCCCACCTCGTTCAGGAAGCGGCTCGTGGGCAGACGCCCGGCACCACCGTCGAGCGACGCTATGAGGCCCCCCCGAAGCAGACCCTCCCGACGCCGGACCCCGTGAGCCTGGAGCTGCGCCGGGTGCTGCGCAAGCGGGGCCTGACGGGCGCCGAGATCGCCGAGCGGCTGGGGATCAAGCCTCCGCTGGTGTCCCGCTGGCTCAGCCCCACCTCCCACGGGCACGGCATGGAAACCCTGCGGCGCATCGCCGATGCCCTGGACATGGACGTGGAAGTCAGGCTCAAGCCCAGGGAGCGCCAGGAGGCTTCGTAA
- a CDS encoding 3-deoxy-7-phosphoheptulonate synthase, whose protein sequence is MTHPDPLIQPGRTENLNVSGFTPLVTPRALKARLPLTPQAERTVLAGRRAAQDIVHGRDDRLLVVVGPCSVHDFDQAVEYAGRLAGLRERVDDRLEVHMRVYVDKPRTTVGWRGYLMDPDMTGANDINKGLAMTRELMIRVSELGLPVATELLDPFAPQFLFDAVAWACLGARTTESQTHRVMASAVSAPMGFKNGTGGGLKLAVDAIVAASHPHAFFTVDDDGQACIVHTRGNPDGHVILRGGRNGPNYAPQFVAEAEALMRAAGLDPAVMVDCSHANSGSDHTRQGLVWRDVLHQRTRGQETIKGLMVESNLHPGKQAIPADLSGLQPGVSVTDACVGWDETEALLLEAHAALGRETVRG, encoded by the coding sequence ATGACCCACCCCGACCCCCTCATCCAACCTGGCCGCACCGAGAACCTCAACGTCTCGGGCTTCACGCCCCTGGTCACCCCCCGCGCGCTCAAGGCGAGGCTGCCGCTGACCCCGCAGGCCGAGCGCACGGTGCTGGCGGGGCGCCGGGCCGCCCAGGACATCGTGCACGGGCGCGACGACCGCCTGCTCGTGGTGGTGGGGCCGTGTTCCGTCCACGACTTCGATCAGGCCGTCGAGTATGCCGGGCGCCTCGCCGGGCTGCGCGAGCGGGTTGATGACCGCCTGGAGGTCCACATGCGTGTCTACGTGGACAAGCCCCGCACGACGGTGGGCTGGCGCGGCTACCTGATGGACCCCGACATGACGGGGGCGAACGACATCAACAAGGGCCTCGCCATGACCCGCGAACTGATGATCCGCGTCTCCGAACTCGGCCTGCCCGTCGCCACCGAACTGCTCGACCCCTTCGCGCCGCAGTTTCTCTTCGACGCGGTGGCCTGGGCCTGCCTGGGTGCGCGCACCACCGAGTCGCAGACCCACCGGGTGATGGCGAGCGCGGTCAGCGCCCCGATGGGCTTCAAGAACGGCACGGGCGGCGGCCTGAAGCTCGCGGTGGACGCCATCGTGGCGGCGAGCCACCCGCACGCCTTTTTCACCGTGGACGACGACGGGCAGGCCTGCATCGTCCACACCCGCGGCAACCCCGACGGGCACGTGATCCTGCGCGGCGGGCGGAATGGCCCCAACTACGCCCCCCAGTTCGTCGCCGAGGCCGAGGCGCTGATGCGCGCGGCGGGGCTCGACCCGGCGGTGATGGTGGACTGCTCGCACGCCAACAGCGGCAGCGACCACACCCGCCAGGGCCTCGTGTGGCGCGACGTGCTCCACCAGCGCACGCGCGGCCAGGAAACGATCAAGGGCCTGATGGTGGAATCGAACCTCCACCCCGGCAAGCAGGCGATCCCCGCCGACCTCTCGGGGCTTCAACCCGGCGTGAGCGTCACCGACGCCTGCGTGGGCTGGGACGAGACGGAGGCGCTGCTGCTCGAAGCGCACGCGGCGCTGGGGCGGGAGACGGTCAGGGGGTGA
- the mbhE gene encoding hydrogen gas-evolving membrane-bound hydrogenase subunit E: MTLAVFLPFLLAALAAWLGPRLGRRTGYVAALAFVPALLLAVPLAGAGPGAAPALEVTRWVPDLGLALAFRGDGFSLLFAALIGVIGTLSSLYSVAYLSGHERFGRFYAYLLLFGGSMLGLVLSDNLVALFGFWEMTSVTSFLLIGLWHTRSAARDGAVKAFLVSALGGLGLLAAVAMIGLAGGSTTLSGLDVEALRASPLFVPALLLTLLAAFTKSAQLPFHLWLPTAMEAPTPVSAFLHSATMVKAGVVLVAKFGLLFGSSPLWGGIIVPVGLATLVWGAWIALRQTDLKALLAYSTVSQLGLLMSLYGLSDAEGRFAATAHLLNHAAFKAALFFVVGIIDHETGTRELPRLGGLRKALPVTFAVALLASLSMAGVPPLGGFISKELFYEAMLHRGPLFIAVAVLGSALTFAYSFRLLRVFWGPPRSPPGAEPHEAPPGLTGPAALLALTALAFGLLPGVAGALTRTAQNALDFASYRGYLSLWHGVTPALLATFVTWGLGGLLILQAARVGALGRRLTPRVNANTVYYALTEGVNILSSRLIARTQGLALPDQLRIMLGAAGLIAGYAVWRSPQVFHSIGTPPLALLPVAALLVAGAVGVLLARSRLTAVVVTGLTGFGSAAAFLGLRAPDLALTQLLVEAVTVILFLLVFRYLPRTRDLPRTRWRYGVDLLLAGSAGLGATLLVLAGVRFLAPPISPYYLENSYRLGGGRNVVNVLLVDFRGFDTLGEIAVVGMVALAVLGLVRLGKKGRAPGEPPPVPASPPPKEKEEA, translated from the coding sequence GTGACGCTCGCCGTTTTCCTTCCCTTCCTCCTCGCCGCGCTCGCCGCGTGGCTGGGGCCGCGCCTGGGACGGCGCACCGGGTACGTGGCGGCCCTCGCGTTCGTGCCCGCGCTGCTCCTCGCCGTGCCGCTCGCGGGCGCCGGGCCCGGCGCGGCTCCGGCGCTGGAGGTCACCCGCTGGGTGCCGGACCTGGGGCTCGCGCTCGCCTTCCGGGGAGACGGCTTCTCGCTGCTCTTCGCCGCGCTCATCGGCGTGATCGGCACGCTGTCGAGCCTGTACTCGGTGGCGTACCTCTCGGGGCATGAGCGCTTCGGGCGCTTCTACGCGTATCTCCTGCTCTTCGGGGGCTCGATGCTGGGCCTGGTCCTGAGCGACAACCTCGTGGCCCTCTTCGGCTTCTGGGAGATGACGAGCGTCACGAGCTTCCTCTTGATCGGGCTGTGGCACACCCGCTCGGCGGCGCGCGACGGGGCGGTCAAGGCCTTTCTGGTGAGCGCGCTGGGCGGCCTGGGGCTGCTCGCCGCCGTGGCGATGATCGGTCTGGCGGGAGGCAGCACCACGCTGTCCGGGCTCGACGTGGAGGCCCTGCGCGCCTCCCCCCTCTTCGTGCCCGCGCTGCTGCTCACGTTGCTCGCGGCCTTCACGAAGAGCGCCCAGCTCCCCTTCCACCTCTGGCTCCCGACCGCGATGGAGGCGCCCACGCCCGTCTCCGCCTTCCTCCACTCCGCGACGATGGTGAAGGCGGGCGTCGTGCTCGTCGCCAAGTTCGGGCTGCTGTTCGGCTCCAGCCCGCTGTGGGGCGGGATCATCGTGCCCGTGGGGCTCGCCACGCTGGTGTGGGGGGCCTGGATCGCGCTGCGGCAGACCGACCTCAAGGCATTGCTCGCGTACTCCACGGTCTCGCAGCTCGGCCTGCTGATGAGCCTGTACGGGCTCTCCGACGCGGAGGGGAGATTCGCGGCGACGGCGCATCTGCTCAACCACGCGGCCTTCAAGGCGGCCCTCTTCTTCGTGGTGGGCATCATCGACCACGAGACGGGCACGCGGGAGCTGCCGCGCCTGGGCGGGCTCAGGAAGGCCCTGCCCGTCACCTTCGCGGTCGCGCTTCTCGCCTCTCTCAGCATGGCGGGGGTGCCGCCCCTCGGGGGGTTCATCTCCAAAGAGCTGTTCTACGAGGCGATGCTGCACCGGGGGCCCCTGTTCATCGCGGTCGCCGTGCTCGGCAGCGCGCTGACCTTCGCCTACTCCTTCCGGTTGCTGCGGGTGTTCTGGGGCCCGCCGCGCTCCCCGCCGGGCGCCGAGCCGCACGAGGCCCCGCCCGGCCTGACGGGGCCCGCCGCGCTGCTCGCCCTGACCGCCCTCGCCTTCGGGCTGCTGCCGGGGGTCGCGGGGGCCCTGACGCGGACGGCGCAGAACGCGCTGGACTTCGCCTCCTACCGGGGCTACCTGAGCCTTTGGCACGGGGTCACGCCCGCGCTGCTCGCCACGTTCGTCACGTGGGGGCTGGGGGGGCTGCTGATCCTTCAGGCGGCGCGGGTCGGCGCCCTGGGGAGGCGGCTCACCCCGCGCGTGAACGCGAATACGGTGTACTACGCGCTGACCGAGGGGGTGAACATCCTCTCCAGCCGACTCATCGCGCGCACCCAGGGCCTCGCGCTGCCCGACCAGCTCCGGATCATGCTGGGGGCCGCCGGGTTGATCGCCGGGTACGCGGTGTGGCGCTCGCCGCAGGTCTTCCACTCCATCGGCACGCCGCCGCTCGCGCTGCTGCCGGTCGCGGCGCTGCTCGTGGCGGGGGCGGTCGGGGTCCTGCTCGCGCGCAGCCGCCTGACCGCCGTGGTCGTGACGGGCCTGACGGGCTTCGGGAGCGCCGCCGCCTTCCTGGGGCTGCGCGCCCCCGACCTGGCGCTGACGCAACTGCTCGTGGAGGCGGTCACCGTCATCTTGTTCCTGCTCGTGTTCCGTTACCTGCCGCGCACCCGCGACCTGCCGCGCACCCGCTGGCGCTACGGGGTCGACCTCCTGCTCGCCGGGTCGGCGGGGCTGGGGGCCACCCTGCTCGTGCTCGCGGGGGTGCGCTTTCTGGCCCCGCCCATCTCGCCGTACTACCTGGAAAACAGCTACCGGCTCGGCGGAGGCCGCAACGTCGTGAACGTCCTCTTGGTGGACTTCCGGGGATTTGACACCCTCGGGGAGATCGCGGTGGTCGGCATGGTGGCCCTCGCCGTGCTGGGGCTGGTGCGGCTGGGCAAGAAGGGCCGCGCGCCGGGCGAGCCCCCACCCGTTCCGGCCTCCCCCCCGCCCAAGGAGAAGGAAGAAGCATGA